One window of the Haloarcula halobia genome contains the following:
- a CDS encoding fumarylacetoacetate hydrolase family protein produces MRYYRTAVEERLHLVALDDGTAYDLTSARPAVTDFDDLAHVADVADESVDDIARGLLDEADVVDVPDEEAVAVPVAADEVWAAGVTYEISEQAREAESGMPEMYLQVYDADRPEIFFKATQSRIVGPGDAVGIRRDSEWNVPEPELGIVLHRGDIVGYTIGNDMSSRSIEGENPLYLPQAKVYDRSCSLGPCVVSAESIGDPHDLTMSMTISDGDEIRYEGETSTGEMVRTCEELVSYLTRHNAVPDSAVLLTGTSLVPDEGFTLSEDDEIDITIDGIGRLMNPATMV; encoded by the coding sequence ATGCGCTACTATCGCACCGCAGTAGAGGAACGTCTCCACCTGGTCGCACTCGACGACGGAACGGCCTACGACCTGACCTCGGCCCGGCCCGCCGTGACAGACTTCGACGACCTCGCCCACGTCGCAGACGTGGCAGACGAGTCCGTCGACGACATCGCGAGGGGGCTGCTCGACGAGGCCGACGTCGTGGACGTGCCGGACGAGGAGGCGGTCGCCGTCCCCGTCGCCGCGGACGAGGTGTGGGCTGCCGGCGTCACCTACGAGATAAGCGAGCAGGCCCGCGAGGCAGAGAGCGGGATGCCCGAGATGTACCTCCAGGTCTACGACGCCGACCGGCCGGAGATATTCTTCAAGGCGACACAGAGCCGCATCGTCGGACCGGGTGACGCGGTCGGTATCCGCCGGGACTCGGAGTGGAACGTCCCGGAACCGGAACTGGGTATCGTGTTACACCGGGGCGACATCGTGGGGTACACCATCGGCAACGACATGAGCAGTCGGTCGATCGAGGGCGAGAACCCGCTCTACCTGCCACAGGCGAAGGTCTACGACCGCAGCTGCTCGCTGGGCCCGTGTGTGGTGTCCGCAGAGTCCATCGGCGACCCCCACGACCTCACGATGTCGATGACCATCTCGGACGGAGACGAGATACGCTACGAGGGCGAGACGTCCACCGGCGAGATGGTCCGGACCTGCGAGGAACTGGTCTCCTATCTCACGCGACACAACGCGGTGCCCGACTCGGCAGTGTTGCTGACCGGCACCTCGCTGGTCCCGGACGAGGGGTTCACCCTGTCGGAAGACGACGAGATCGACATCACCATCGACGGTATCGGTCGGCTGATGAACCCGGCGACGATGGTCTGA
- a CDS encoding SDR family NAD(P)-dependent oxidoreductase, protein MSVLDRFRLDGETVIVTGGNRGIGKGIATGMGEVGANVVIANRTAESGQAAAEEIADETGAETAAIPTDVTDEAEVQAMVEETVDRFGDVDVLVNNAGVAIHEPAEEKPLENWQKTLDINTTGAFICAKHAGREMIDGDGGSIVNISSMSAFVANYPQCQVDYQASKGGLEGLKLQLASEWAEHDIRVNNINPGYIETDILTDDEELIETWKSEMLLDEFGTPEDIAPLAVYLASDAAAYVTGSSFLIDGGYMVR, encoded by the coding sequence ATGTCAGTACTAGATAGGTTCCGACTCGACGGAGAGACGGTCATCGTGACCGGCGGCAATCGCGGCATCGGCAAGGGCATCGCCACGGGCATGGGCGAGGTCGGCGCGAACGTCGTCATCGCCAACCGGACCGCGGAGAGCGGCCAGGCGGCCGCCGAGGAGATCGCCGACGAGACCGGTGCCGAGACGGCCGCGATACCCACCGACGTCACCGACGAGGCGGAGGTGCAGGCGATGGTCGAGGAGACCGTCGACCGGTTCGGGGATGTCGACGTGCTGGTCAACAACGCCGGCGTCGCCATCCACGAACCCGCCGAGGAGAAACCGCTCGAGAACTGGCAGAAGACGCTCGACATCAACACGACCGGTGCGTTCATCTGCGCGAAACACGCCGGCCGGGAGATGATCGACGGTGACGGGGGCTCTATCGTCAACATCTCTTCGATGTCGGCGTTCGTCGCCAACTACCCGCAGTGCCAGGTCGACTACCAGGCCTCAAAGGGGGGGCTGGAGGGGCTGAAACTCCAGCTGGCCTCCGAGTGGGCCGAACACGACATCCGCGTCAACAATATCAACCCCGGCTACATCGAGACGGACATCCTCACCGACGACGAGGAGCTCATCGAGACGTGGAAGTCCGAGATGCTGCTCGACGAGTTCGGGACGCCGGAGGACATCGCGCCGCTGGCGGTGTACCTCGCGTCCGACGCCGCGGCCTACGTGACGGGGTCGTCGTTCCTCATCGACGGCGGCTACATGGTCCGGTAA
- the aldA gene encoding aldehyde dehydrogenase: MSSQTLYVDGQWIEAANDERIEVLDPATEEVAGTIANATESEVLSAVEAANEAQKEWGLRPAPERGQLVRDIADVLMDHQEELAELIMAEQGKPRGQAMGEVASAADMSNYMAEWDRRIEGDVVPGDFPSEKLTLERRPHGVVAGIIPWNYPIALFMRKTAPALVTGNTMVAKPSSNTPLATVRAVELIDEHVDLPDGVVNLVTGHGSTVGDTLVTADGVDMVTMTGDTGTGKAINESVASSLKPVSLELGGKAPAIVWKDANIEAAVEDVLTARIANTGQVCTCAERIYVHSDVAEEFTDRLVEAAEDVVVGDPRDDPDMGPQVSAAELEATENAVETAVAQGATLRTGGSPPEGEQFDHGYWYRPTVLTDVTQDMDVIQEEVFGPVSPVVEVDSMDQAIEYANESKYGLSSYLFTNNYQLVNRVIDELEFGETYVNRSIGESWQGHHIGWDESGLGGEDGKYGMLKYTQLKTIYHNYENPAGSN; the protein is encoded by the coding sequence ATGTCATCGCAGACACTGTACGTCGACGGACAGTGGATCGAAGCGGCAAACGACGAGCGCATCGAGGTGCTGGACCCGGCAACGGAGGAGGTCGCCGGGACCATCGCGAACGCCACGGAGTCCGAGGTGTTGTCTGCCGTCGAGGCCGCGAACGAGGCACAGAAAGAGTGGGGGCTCCGCCCCGCACCCGAACGCGGCCAGCTCGTCCGTGACATCGCCGACGTGCTCATGGACCACCAAGAGGAACTGGCCGAACTCATCATGGCCGAGCAGGGCAAGCCCCGCGGGCAGGCGATGGGCGAGGTCGCGAGCGCGGCCGACATGTCGAACTACATGGCAGAGTGGGACCGGCGCATCGAGGGCGACGTCGTCCCCGGCGACTTCCCGAGCGAGAAGCTGACCCTGGAGCGACGCCCCCACGGCGTCGTCGCGGGCATCATCCCGTGGAACTACCCCATCGCGCTGTTCATGCGAAAGACCGCGCCGGCGCTCGTGACGGGCAACACCATGGTCGCAAAGCCCAGCTCGAACACGCCGCTCGCGACGGTCCGCGCCGTCGAACTCATCGACGAGCACGTCGACCTGCCCGACGGCGTCGTCAACCTCGTCACGGGCCACGGCTCGACGGTCGGCGACACCCTCGTCACCGCCGACGGCGTCGACATGGTCACCATGACCGGCGACACGGGCACCGGGAAGGCGATCAACGAGAGCGTCGCGAGTTCACTCAAGCCAGTCTCGCTGGAACTGGGCGGCAAGGCCCCGGCCATCGTCTGGAAGGACGCCAACATCGAGGCGGCCGTCGAGGACGTGCTCACCGCCCGCATCGCCAACACCGGGCAGGTCTGTACCTGCGCCGAGCGCATCTACGTCCACTCCGACGTCGCCGAGGAGTTCACCGACCGCCTCGTCGAGGCCGCCGAGGACGTCGTCGTCGGCGACCCGCGCGACGACCCGGACATGGGCCCACAGGTCAGCGCCGCCGAGCTCGAGGCGACCGAGAACGCCGTCGAGACGGCCGTCGCACAGGGTGCGACGCTCCGGACCGGCGGGTCGCCACCCGAGGGCGAGCAGTTCGACCACGGCTACTGGTACCGGCCGACCGTGCTGACCGACGTCACCCAGGACATGGACGTCATCCAGGAGGAGGTGTTCGGCCCGGTCAGCCCCGTCGTCGAGGTCGACTCCATGGACCAGGCCATCGAGTACGCCAACGAGTCTAAGTACGGCCTCTCCTCGTACCTCTTTACCAACAACTACCAGCTCGTCAACCGCGTCATCGACGAGCTGGAGTTCGGTGAGACCTACGTCAACCGCTCCATCGGCGAGTCCTGGCAGGGCCACCACATCGGCTGGGACGAGTCCGGTCTCGGGGGCGAAGACGGCAAGTACGGCATGCTGAAGTACACGCAGCTGAAGACCATCTACCACAACTACGAGAACCCGGCTGGCTCGAACTGA
- a CDS encoding NAD(P)-dependent alcohol dehydrogenase produces MQAAVMTDIETLQFEERERPTPDEDEVLVRIADVGICGSDLHYYTEGKIGDFVVEDPIVLGHECAGEVVETGDGVDSSAVGDRVAIEPGVPCRRCEFCKRGEYHLCADITFMATPPDDGAFVEYVAWPADFVYTLPESVSTAEGALCEPLSVGIHASRQADIESNDTVLVTGAGPIGMVAMEAAHAAGAGDVYISDVVDVKLDRAKARGAAGTIDVTERDLASAVEDLTDGRGVDKVIEASGAAPVYGAALDAVRRGGTMTCVGIGEEEIPFNFTRATNKEVKIHGSFRYSNTYPEAVDLLRRDAVDVAGIIDDEYSFDDLTTALEAAQDPGVVKTMVSM; encoded by the coding sequence ATGCAAGCGGCCGTCATGACAGACATCGAGACGCTGCAGTTCGAAGAGCGGGAGCGACCGACACCGGACGAGGACGAGGTGCTGGTCAGGATAGCCGACGTCGGCATCTGCGGGTCGGACCTCCACTACTACACCGAGGGGAAGATCGGCGACTTCGTCGTCGAGGACCCCATCGTCCTCGGCCACGAGTGTGCGGGCGAGGTCGTCGAGACGGGTGACGGCGTCGACAGCTCGGCGGTCGGCGACCGGGTCGCCATCGAACCGGGCGTCCCCTGTCGGCGCTGTGAGTTCTGCAAGCGGGGGGAGTACCACCTCTGTGCCGACATCACCTTCATGGCCACGCCCCCGGACGACGGCGCGTTCGTCGAGTACGTCGCGTGGCCGGCGGACTTCGTCTACACCCTCCCCGAGAGCGTCTCCACCGCGGAGGGCGCGCTGTGTGAACCGCTCAGCGTCGGTATCCACGCGAGCAGGCAGGCCGACATCGAGTCCAACGACACCGTCCTGGTCACGGGCGCGGGCCCCATCGGAATGGTCGCGATGGAGGCGGCCCACGCCGCCGGCGCCGGCGACGTCTACATCTCCGACGTCGTCGACGTGAAGCTCGACCGTGCCAAGGCCCGCGGCGCCGCGGGAACTATCGACGTGACCGAACGTGACCTCGCCAGCGCCGTCGAGGACCTCACGGACGGCCGGGGCGTCGACAAGGTCATCGAGGCCTCCGGGGCCGCGCCGGTCTACGGCGCCGCCCTCGACGCCGTCCGGCGCGGCGGCACGATGACCTGCGTCGGCATCGGCGAGGAGGAGATCCCCTTCAACTTCACCCGGGCCACGAACAAGGAGGTCAAGATCCACGGCTCCTTCCGATACAGCAACACCTACCCGGAAGCGGTGGACCTGCTCCGGCGGGACGCCGTCGACGTGGCAGGTATCATCGACGACGAGTACTCCTTCGACGACCTCACGACGGCGCTCGAAGCCGCACAGGACCCGGGCGTGGTCAAGACGATGGTCTCGATGTAG
- a CDS encoding LUD domain-containing protein — protein sequence MKTGSVATFEQSLAKVDATSTTVDPEGFTDALEAAIETPAVGAPLPFEDVSLADTSVTVDPSRSALQAAACGVTGSPLGIAELGTVAIESTAGGDELVSLYPERHVAVVRASDVEPDLTAAFGWLSDQFDAGRQSFVMATGPSATGDMGALVQGVHGPSTEHVIIIEDNE from the coding sequence ATGAAGACCGGGAGCGTAGCGACGTTCGAACAGTCACTGGCGAAGGTGGACGCGACGTCGACCACCGTCGACCCCGAGGGATTCACGGACGCGCTCGAGGCGGCCATCGAGACACCGGCAGTGGGCGCCCCGTTGCCCTTCGAGGACGTCTCGCTCGCGGACACGAGCGTGACGGTGGACCCGTCCCGGTCGGCCCTCCAGGCCGCCGCCTGTGGCGTGACCGGCAGTCCGCTGGGCATCGCCGAACTGGGGACCGTAGCCATCGAATCGACCGCGGGCGGCGACGAGCTCGTCTCGCTGTACCCGGAGCGCCACGTCGCCGTCGTCCGCGCGTCGGACGTCGAACCCGACCTGACGGCGGCGTTCGGGTGGCTGAGCGACCAGTTCGACGCCGGTCGCCAGTCGTTCGTCATGGCGACGGGACCGAGTGCGACCGGCGACATGGGCGCGCTCGTCCAGGGGGTCCACGGCCCCTCGACGGAACACGTCATCATCATCGAAGACAATGAGTGA
- a CDS encoding LUD domain-containing protein, with protein MSEPDHTQSTSTGAGSDHNEIRKNTQLFNEQRYDAVAGVENYEDYRTRAREIKADAIDRLPDLIERTRRAVEANGGSVYVAEDAADATQHIEGLLAEEDAESVVKSKSMTTEEIHLNDALESADVDVWETDLGEFVIQVAQEEPSHIVGPSLHISREEITELFEAEFDPDERLDSAEKLTEFAREYLGERIEAADVGITGANFVLAESGSIALVTNEGNARKCASIPDTHIAVGGIEKIIPSIEELHPFGELLSRASTGQDITQYLSILTPPVETPAFDFDGAEDPTMSEAGADRDFHLVLVDNGRTAMREDEDLRETLYCIRCGACANSCANFQSVGGHEFGGETYTGGIATGWEAGIEGLDVAGEFNDLCTGCSSCVNACPVKIDIPWINTVVRDRLNHDAEPDYSDVLVDGLVPDEEPSGTPLQKRFFGNFETVAKLGSATAPLSNAVAGTGLARKAMDRFLGVDARRDLPTFERTTLVEWARNRTAQVTDPERRVVLYPDVYTNYVQTERGKAAVRVLEALGCSVTVPSVAGSGRAPLSQGMLSTARSKARTVADTLGEYVADGYDVVVVEPSDYAMFQREYEKLLPESAYDSLADGSYEIFEYVYGLLENGADGDALPGADGAGVAYHSHCQQRTLGVETYTEAVLADLGYDVVTSDAECCGMAGSFGYKSQYYDISMDVGADLAAQFDPVADERTVVASGTSCIEQLDSLLRAETRHPIQLLDRN; from the coding sequence ATGAGTGAACCAGACCACACCCAGTCGACGAGTACAGGGGCCGGCAGCGACCACAACGAGATACGGAAGAACACCCAGCTGTTCAACGAACAGCGCTACGATGCCGTCGCGGGCGTCGAGAACTACGAGGACTACCGGACGAGAGCCAGGGAGATAAAGGCGGACGCCATCGACCGGCTCCCGGACCTCATCGAGCGAACCCGCCGGGCCGTCGAGGCTAACGGCGGGTCCGTCTACGTCGCCGAGGACGCCGCCGACGCGACCCAGCACATCGAGGGGCTCCTCGCCGAGGAGGACGCCGAGAGCGTGGTCAAGTCCAAGTCGATGACCACCGAAGAGATCCACCTCAACGACGCGCTGGAGTCCGCCGACGTCGACGTCTGGGAGACGGACCTCGGCGAGTTCGTCATCCAGGTGGCCCAGGAGGAACCGTCTCACATCGTCGGGCCGTCACTGCACATCTCCCGCGAGGAGATAACCGAGCTCTTCGAGGCCGAGTTCGACCCCGACGAGCGACTTGACTCGGCGGAGAAGCTCACCGAGTTCGCCCGGGAGTACCTCGGCGAGCGAATCGAGGCGGCGGACGTCGGCATCACGGGCGCGAACTTCGTACTGGCCGAGAGCGGGTCCATCGCGCTGGTGACCAACGAGGGCAACGCCCGCAAGTGCGCCTCGATCCCCGACACCCACATCGCCGTCGGCGGCATCGAGAAGATCATCCCCTCCATCGAGGAGCTGCACCCGTTCGGGGAACTGCTCTCCCGGGCCTCGACAGGCCAGGACATCACGCAGTACCTCTCGATTCTGACCCCGCCCGTCGAGACGCCCGCGTTCGACTTCGATGGGGCCGAGGACCCCACGATGAGCGAGGCCGGCGCGGACCGGGACTTTCACCTCGTGCTGGTCGACAACGGACGGACGGCGATGCGCGAGGACGAGGACCTGCGCGAGACACTGTACTGCATCCGCTGTGGCGCGTGTGCCAACTCCTGTGCGAACTTCCAGAGCGTCGGCGGCCACGAGTTCGGCGGCGAGACGTACACCGGGGGTATCGCGACCGGCTGGGAGGCCGGCATCGAGGGGCTGGACGTCGCCGGCGAGTTCAACGACCTCTGTACGGGGTGTTCCAGCTGTGTCAACGCCTGCCCGGTGAAGATCGACATCCCGTGGATAAACACCGTCGTCAGGGACAGACTGAACCACGACGCTGAACCCGACTACAGCGACGTACTGGTCGACGGCCTGGTCCCCGACGAGGAACCGTCCGGGACGCCGCTGCAAAAGCGGTTCTTCGGGAACTTCGAGACGGTGGCGAAACTCGGGAGCGCCACCGCGCCGCTCTCGAACGCCGTCGCGGGGACCGGCCTCGCACGGAAGGCGATGGACCGGTTCCTCGGCGTCGACGCGCGGCGGGACCTGCCGACCTTCGAGCGGACGACGCTCGTCGAGTGGGCGCGCAACCGCACCGCGCAGGTCACGGACCCCGAGCGTCGGGTCGTCCTCTACCCCGACGTGTACACGAACTACGTCCAGACCGAACGGGGCAAGGCCGCCGTCCGCGTGCTGGAGGCGCTGGGCTGTTCGGTCACCGTCCCCTCGGTGGCCGGGTCCGGGCGCGCGCCCCTCTCCCAGGGGATGCTCTCGACGGCGCGGTCGAAAGCCCGGACCGTCGCCGACACCCTGGGCGAGTACGTCGCGGACGGGTACGACGTCGTCGTCGTCGAACCCAGCGATTACGCCATGTTCCAGCGGGAGTACGAGAAGCTCCTCCCGGAGTCTGCCTACGACAGCCTGGCGGACGGCAGCTACGAGATCTTCGAGTACGTCTACGGCCTGCTGGAAAACGGGGCCGACGGTGACGCGTTGCCGGGCGCCGACGGCGCGGGCGTCGCCTACCACAGTCACTGCCAGCAGCGCACGCTCGGCGTCGAGACCTACACCGAGGCCGTCCTGGCGGACCTGGGCTACGACGTCGTCACCTCCGACGCCGAGTGTTGTGGCATGGCCGGTAGTTTCGGGTACAAGAGCCAGTACTACGACATCAGCATGGACGTCGGGGCCGACCTGGCGGCCCAGTTCGACCCGGTGGCCGACGAGCGCACCGTCGTCGCCAGCGGCACCTCGTGTATCGAGCAGCTCGACTCGCTGCTGCGCGCGGAGACGCGCCACCCGATCCAGCTGCTCGACCGGAACTGA
- a CDS encoding alcohol dehydrogenase catalytic domain-containing protein, with protein sequence MRGAVLKDYGEPLEIEERDTPTIADDEVLVKTEACGICRSDWHGWQGDYAWLEGGAVTKGNILGHEPAGTILETGDDIENFDEGDQVVVPFNIVCGKCNKCRDGDAHMCENILHYGFDDAAQPGAFGTHLRIPNADFNLARIPEGISAHEMAGLGCRYVTSYHAIADRSGIDAGDWVAVHGCGGIGLSAVNVADALGGNVIAVDLDDDKLDLAEEMGAVETVNGADIEDVPGEIQTITNGGAQISVDGLGIRTTCLNSINSVEPTGTHVQIGITTSEEEGRIDMPIDYMLHSEIDCITAKGFQPHRYDELFRLMDKGKIQPDKLVTKHVALDDINDRLEAMTNFETKGVEVITDFE encoded by the coding sequence ATGCGAGGTGCTGTACTGAAAGATTATGGCGAACCGCTCGAGATCGAAGAACGAGACACTCCGACGATAGCCGACGACGAGGTACTCGTCAAGACGGAGGCCTGTGGCATCTGCCGGAGCGACTGGCACGGCTGGCAGGGTGACTACGCGTGGCTGGAAGGCGGCGCTGTCACCAAGGGCAACATTCTGGGCCACGAGCCCGCAGGGACAATCCTGGAGACCGGCGACGACATCGAGAACTTCGACGAGGGCGACCAGGTCGTCGTCCCGTTCAACATCGTCTGCGGGAAGTGCAACAAGTGCCGCGACGGCGACGCCCACATGTGCGAGAACATCCTCCACTACGGGTTCGACGACGCGGCCCAGCCGGGCGCCTTCGGGACGCACCTGCGCATCCCGAACGCCGACTTCAACCTCGCCCGCATCCCCGAGGGCATCAGCGCCCACGAGATGGCGGGCCTTGGCTGCCGCTATGTCACGTCCTACCACGCCATCGCGGACCGCTCGGGCATCGACGCCGGCGACTGGGTCGCCGTCCACGGCTGTGGCGGCATCGGCCTCTCGGCGGTCAACGTCGCCGACGCGCTCGGCGGGAACGTCATCGCCGTCGACTTAGACGACGACAAGCTCGACCTCGCCGAGGAGATGGGCGCGGTGGAGACGGTCAACGGCGCCGACATCGAGGACGTCCCCGGCGAGATACAGACGATAACGAACGGCGGGGCCCAGATCTCCGTCGACGGCCTGGGCATCCGGACGACCTGCCTGAACTCCATCAACAGCGTCGAACCGACCGGGACCCACGTCCAGATCGGTATCACGACCTCCGAGGAGGAAGGGCGCATCGACATGCCCATCGACTACATGCTCCACTCGGAGATCGACTGCATCACGGCCAAGGGCTTCCAGCCCCACCGCTACGACGAGCTCTTCCGCCTGATGGACAAGGGCAAGATCCAGCCGGACAAGCTGGTCACGAAGCACGTCGCACTCGACGACATCAACGACCGCCTCGAGGCGATGACGAACTTCGAGACCAAGGGCGTCGAAGTCATCACCGACTTCGAGTAA
- a CDS encoding ATP-binding cassette domain-containing protein, with protein sequence MSSQETVESTESTQEPVLKAENVSKSFGTVQALDDVSFELGDNEVVALVGDNGAGKSTLLYSLVGLHNINEGQITYRSGATLTPNNQEEVLGSEVGVVHQDMALVGIRPVFENVFIGRQITKDYLGGLVKFSDKKAMRRECEMMLDQLGFDLPVNKQAQLLSGGERQILAFARAIYPDPPILVLDEPFTALSEDIINKLMDTINDLKDDHSILIVSHNLEMVREIADRIIVMRRGEKVADLSGEEIEREDILRLMIG encoded by the coding sequence ATGTCCAGTCAAGAGACCGTAGAATCGACGGAATCGACCCAGGAGCCCGTGTTGAAAGCCGAGAACGTCTCGAAGAGCTTCGGGACAGTGCAGGCCCTCGACGACGTCTCGTTCGAGCTCGGGGACAACGAGGTGGTGGCCCTCGTCGGCGACAACGGCGCGGGCAAGTCGACGTTGCTGTACTCTCTCGTGGGCCTGCACAACATCAACGAGGGGCAGATAACGTACCGGTCGGGCGCCACGCTCACGCCCAACAACCAGGAGGAGGTGCTCGGGTCCGAAGTCGGCGTCGTCCACCAGGACATGGCGCTGGTCGGCATCCGCCCCGTGTTCGAGAACGTCTTCATCGGCCGGCAGATCACGAAAGACTACCTGGGGGGACTCGTAAAGTTCTCCGACAAGAAGGCGATGCGCCGCGAATGCGAGATGATGCTCGACCAGCTCGGGTTCGACCTCCCGGTCAACAAGCAGGCCCAACTTCTCTCCGGTGGTGAGCGCCAGATTCTCGCGTTCGCCCGTGCGATCTACCCCGACCCGCCGATTCTCGTCCTCGACGAACCGTTCACGGCCCTCTCCGAGGACATCATCAACAAGCTGATGGACACCATCAACGACCTCAAGGACGACCACTCGATCCTCATCGTCAGCCACAACCTGGAGATGGTCCGCGAGATCGCCGACCGCATCATCGTCATGCGCCGTGGCGAGAAGGTCGCGGACCTCTCGGGCGAGGAGATCGAGCGCGAGGACATCCTGCGTCTCATGATCGGGTGA
- a CDS encoding ABC transporter permease: protein MAFELSADSLGFDSSQNPLTEALKEYFIWPLLAVVYLGMSALFPQVWGVRIVNQVIISSVDLVVLAIGITFVMAAAEIDLSIVGTMGVAPFVATWLIKSLGVPFIVAVGIGLPLVAAAIGLTNAYLVNKLEIDSLIATLGTYFLLIGVLFVFTQGATISGFGEAYTFIGNESYAGISLILVAILVIAVGAHLVLTRLPFGQDLLLTGGNEDSASRAGVNTEKVRRNAFIICAVLSALAGFLLSSRLAIISSTFGQGRLLPAIAAPILGGIRLTGGQASIHQAVGGALLLQMIDTCLTIAGVSGYNVRLFTGVLVLSAIILGGLRTYRTE, encoded by the coding sequence ATGGCGTTCGAATTGAGCGCTGACTCGTTAGGTTTCGATTCGAGTCAGAACCCACTGACGGAGGCGTTGAAAGAGTACTTCATCTGGCCGCTGCTGGCCGTCGTGTATCTCGGCATGTCGGCCCTGTTCCCGCAGGTCTGGGGAGTGCGGATCGTCAATCAGGTCATCATCAGTTCCGTCGATCTGGTCGTGCTGGCCATCGGCATCACGTTCGTGATGGCCGCCGCGGAGATCGACCTCTCTATCGTCGGCACGATGGGCGTGGCACCCTTCGTGGCGACGTGGTTAATCAAGTCCCTGGGCGTGCCGTTCATCGTCGCCGTGGGCATCGGGCTGCCACTCGTCGCGGCGGCCATCGGGCTGACGAACGCCTATCTCGTCAACAAACTCGAGATCGACTCGCTCATCGCCACGCTGGGGACGTACTTCCTCCTCATCGGGGTGCTGTTCGTGTTCACGCAGGGGGCGACCATCTCCGGATTCGGCGAGGCCTATACCTTCATCGGGAACGAATCGTACGCGGGCATCAGCCTCATCCTGGTCGCCATCCTGGTCATCGCCGTCGGTGCCCACCTCGTGCTCACGCGCCTGCCCTTCGGACAGGACCTCCTGCTGACCGGCGGTAACGAGGACTCCGCCAGCCGCGCCGGTGTCAACACCGAGAAGGTCCGCCGGAACGCCTTCATCATCTGTGCGGTGCTCTCGGCGCTGGCCGGCTTCCTGCTGTCCTCCCGCCTCGCCATCATCAGTTCCACCTTCGGACAGGGGCGGCTCCTGCCGGCCATCGCGGCCCCGATTCTGGGCGGCATCCGACTCACCGGCGGACAGGCCAGCATCCACCAGGCCGTCGGTGGCGCACTCCTCCTCCAGATGATCGACACCTGCCTGACCATCGCCGGCGTCAGCGGGTACAACGTTCGGCTCTTTACCGGGGTGCTGGTGCTCTCTGCGATCATCCTCGGTGGGCTGCGGACCTACAGGACGGAGTGA
- a CDS encoding sugar ABC transporter substrate-binding protein encodes MDSEQLNRQISSLATREETAAIITDPVDSEAQQSPISNAMDDGIPVGVVDTPASREATVTVAFDNYLAGENLADRCAEELRNKYGSLEGTKVVYFHGFLGSFAWNQRMKGTRDRMEEIASNSGLEFHNVEGGGSPEEFSTSATEWLSQNQDVDAVLNASSGGFLAGVVQTLDRQDQLYYRGNEEHIFVGAVDGYLSDVKWMNEGYIDFISMQNPVAYGQICVDLLDEYAIGQGARDVIPVGETATDVIKPERFYYGAELGKEPEIEQTDYGPRYTVPTYIMGPENVDNDMHWPKLAESRLGMESETADLDLSPQGDPLS; translated from the coding sequence ATGGACAGCGAGCAGCTGAACCGCCAGATTTCGAGTCTCGCGACGCGAGAAGAGACGGCGGCTATCATCACGGACCCCGTCGACAGCGAGGCCCAGCAGTCACCCATCAGCAACGCGATGGACGACGGCATCCCGGTGGGCGTCGTCGACACACCAGCGTCCAGGGAGGCGACCGTCACGGTCGCGTTCGACAACTACCTCGCCGGCGAGAACCTCGCCGACCGGTGTGCTGAGGAACTCCGGAACAAGTACGGCTCCCTGGAAGGGACGAAGGTCGTCTACTTCCACGGCTTCCTCGGCTCCTTCGCCTGGAACCAGCGCATGAAGGGGACCCGGGACCGCATGGAGGAGATCGCGTCGAACTCCGGGCTGGAGTTCCACAACGTCGAAGGCGGCGGCTCCCCCGAGGAGTTCTCGACCTCCGCGACGGAGTGGCTCTCGCAGAACCAGGACGTCGACGCCGTCCTCAACGCCTCCTCGGGTGGCTTCCTGGCCGGCGTCGTCCAGACGCTCGACCGCCAGGACCAGCTGTACTACCGCGGCAACGAGGAGCACATCTTCGTCGGGGCCGTCGACGGCTACCTCAGCGACGTGAAGTGGATGAACGAGGGGTACATCGACTTCATCTCGATGCAGAACCCGGTCGCGTACGGCCAGATCTGTGTCGACCTGCTCGACGAGTACGCCATCGGCCAGGGTGCCCGTGACGTGATTCCGGTCGGCGAGACGGCGACCGACGTCATCAAGCCCGAACGGTTCTACTACGGCGCGGAACTGGGTAAGGAACCGGAGATCGAACAGACGGATTACGGCCCGCGCTACACGGTGCCGACCTACATCATGGGGCCGGAGAACGTCGACAACGACATGCACTGGCCCAAGCTCGCCGAGAGCCGCCTGGGCATGGAGTCCGAGACGGCCGACCTCGACCTCTCGCCGCAGGGCGACCCGCTGTCGTAA